One region of Endozoicomonas sp. Mp262 genomic DNA includes:
- the rppH gene encoding RNA pyrophosphohydrolase has translation MIDSDGFRPNVGIILANHLGQVLWARRIRQDAWQFPQGGINDGETPEQAMYRELYEEVGLQPDDVEILACTRGWLRYRLPRRLIRRDQHPLCIGQKQKWFLLNLLSSDDSIRVDHTSSPEFDGWRWVSYWYPLGQVVSFKREVYRRALRELVPRIGSLQANDGYCS, from the coding sequence GTGATTGATTCAGATGGATTCAGGCCTAATGTAGGCATCATTCTGGCAAATCACCTCGGACAGGTTTTATGGGCACGGCGGATCAGGCAGGATGCCTGGCAATTTCCCCAAGGGGGAATTAATGATGGTGAAACACCAGAACAGGCCATGTACAGAGAACTCTATGAAGAGGTTGGCCTCCAGCCGGATGATGTGGAAATTTTAGCATGCACTCGAGGCTGGTTACGTTACCGTTTGCCCAGGCGCTTGATACGAAGGGATCAGCACCCCCTGTGTATCGGTCAGAAACAAAAGTGGTTTCTGTTAAACCTGCTGAGCAGTGATGATTCTATTCGGGTAGACCATACCAGCTCGCCCGAGTTTGATGGTTGGCGATGGGTGAGTTACTGGTATCCCCTTGGCCAGGTTGTTTCGTTTAAGAGGGAAGTCTATAGAAGAGCCCTAAGGGAACTGGTACCCAGAATTGGCAGTCTGCAGGCTAATGACGGCTATTGTAGCTAG
- the pgi gene encoding glucose-6-phosphate isomerase: MSRPSPLGQYPASANLASLQEKMANTHLRDLFAEDSHRFDKYSLEAAGLFLDYSKHLIDDEVMADLVKMAEQAGLPAAIKAQFSGEKINNTENRAVLHSALRNFGDDPVMVDGQDVMPMIRETRERMKSLTESIHSGEWKGHTGKTIRHVVNIGIGGSYLGLKTAINAMTPYHKEGLDHHYVANIDPNELSEVLRKVDAETTLFIVASKSFSTLETLQNAQAARRWMLEQGCAEGDIRKHFVAISTNLTAIDQFGIAQENTLPLWDWVGGRYSLWSSIGLMISLVVGYDNFERLLKGAWEMDKHFQQAPLPRNMPVILGMLGVWYQNYFGAESHAVISYDHFLRDLPGHLQQVDMESNGKRVRNDGSTVDYQTGAVIWGGTGTNDQHAYHQLLHQGTRLIPVDFIAPATTHNPIEDQHPWLFANALAQSQAMMQGKTQEEVRDELTAAGMSADKVEQLAAHKVIPGNRPNSMIVPEKITPETAGALIALYEQKVFVQGVLWQVNSFDQWGVELGKVLGNRVFDRIKATEEVTDQDSSTNGLIQRFKHFN; encoded by the coding sequence GTGTCTCGTCCCTCCCCCCTGGGTCAATACCCTGCATCTGCAAACCTCGCCAGTCTGCAAGAGAAAATGGCAAACACCCACCTGCGCGACCTGTTTGCTGAAGATTCCCACCGCTTTGATAAATACAGCCTTGAGGCTGCCGGCCTGTTTCTGGATTACTCCAAGCACCTGATTGATGATGAAGTCATGGCTGACCTGGTGAAAATGGCTGAGCAAGCAGGCCTGCCCGCGGCAATCAAAGCCCAATTTTCCGGCGAAAAAATCAACAACACAGAAAACCGTGCAGTACTGCACTCTGCCCTTCGTAACTTCGGTGATGACCCGGTTATGGTGGATGGGCAGGATGTGATGCCAATGATTCGCGAAACCCGTGAGCGCATGAAGTCACTGACTGAAAGCATTCACTCCGGTGAGTGGAAAGGCCATACTGGCAAGACCATTCGTCATGTTGTCAATATTGGTATTGGTGGCTCTTACCTTGGTCTGAAAACAGCCATTAATGCCATGACCCCTTATCACAAGGAAGGTCTTGATCACCATTATGTAGCCAATATCGACCCTAATGAACTATCTGAAGTGCTGCGCAAGGTCGATGCTGAAACCACCCTGTTTATTGTGGCTTCCAAGTCCTTTAGCACCCTGGAAACCCTGCAAAATGCCCAGGCTGCCCGTCGCTGGATGCTGGAACAGGGCTGTGCCGAAGGTGATATCCGCAAGCACTTTGTTGCGATATCCACAAACCTGACCGCCATCGACCAGTTCGGTATTGCCCAGGAAAACACCCTGCCACTGTGGGACTGGGTGGGTGGCCGTTACTCCCTCTGGTCCAGCATTGGCCTGATGATCAGCCTGGTGGTGGGCTATGATAATTTTGAACGCCTGTTAAAAGGTGCATGGGAAATGGACAAGCATTTCCAGCAAGCACCTCTGCCCCGGAATATGCCTGTTATTCTGGGCATGCTGGGTGTCTGGTACCAGAACTACTTTGGTGCGGAATCCCATGCCGTGATTTCCTATGACCACTTCCTGAGAGACCTTCCAGGCCATCTTCAACAGGTAGATATGGAAAGTAATGGCAAGCGTGTCCGCAACGATGGTTCCACAGTTGACTATCAAACCGGCGCTGTTATCTGGGGGGGAACAGGAACCAATGACCAGCATGCTTACCACCAATTGCTGCACCAGGGCACCCGTCTGATCCCTGTAGACTTTATTGCACCAGCAACCACCCATAACCCTATTGAAGACCAGCACCCCTGGCTGTTCGCTAACGCCCTGGCCCAAAGCCAGGCTATGATGCAGGGCAAAACCCAGGAAGAAGTTCGGGATGAACTCACTGCCGCGGGTATGAGCGCTGATAAAGTTGAACAACTGGCAGCTCATAAAGTGATTCCGGGCAATCGCCCTAATAGCATGATCGTACCTGAAAAAATAACACCAGAAACTGCAGGTGCACTGATCGCCCTGTATGAACAGAAAGTCTTTGTTCAAGGTGTCCTGTGGCAGGTCAACTCCTTTGACCAGTGGGGCGTAGAGTTGGGCAAGGTGCTAGGCAACCGTGTCTTTGAT
- a CDS encoding IS1380 family transposase: MTQSTQEQLRFHPSNGKTIRADFNGGELSSDFGALLLRETILHSGLISRLTQAIDDKRHPSYIDHSLQNLLVQRILQMACGYEDANDSNRLRKDPMLKLATGRNPLDDDNHLASSPTYTRLGKSMRRKDIYQMAEAFVHHFIASYDLPPMAIVIDLDHTPAITHGSQQMNLFNAKYQDYCYLPLLIFEGLSGKLITAILRPGKTPTGRENAAIIKRVIKLIRKRWPKTHLLVRGDSHFAQPELMHVVQANTHADYVLGKGAGHKTALRPKAKELLDEARRAFKVKTALAKLNDMPEPERLRLYGEAEYQAKSWKGLDTRIIYKAEVNEKGDNPRFIVTSIKEASPEVIYEDLYCPRGQDENFIKHLKSDLSGDRLSDQTFLANHLRLFYACAAYVLHYELRTKALKGTELEKAQPSTVITKLCKVAVKVVEYKDRIKLHLPSSCPFKKLLQHVTEIFYQMPLPRPG, encoded by the coding sequence ATGACCCAATCTACACAAGAGCAGCTTCGCTTTCATCCTTCAAATGGTAAAACTATCCGTGCGGACTTCAATGGTGGAGAGTTATCTTCAGATTTTGGGGCTCTGCTGTTACGGGAAACCATATTGCATAGCGGACTTATTTCCAGACTGACCCAGGCCATTGATGACAAGCGTCACCCATCCTACATTGACCACTCTCTGCAAAACCTCCTGGTTCAGCGAATTTTGCAAATGGCTTGCGGTTATGAGGATGCCAACGACAGCAACCGCCTCCGTAAAGACCCCATGTTAAAGCTGGCTACCGGACGAAACCCTTTGGATGATGATAACCACCTGGCTTCATCTCCCACCTACACACGGCTCGGGAAGTCCATGCGGCGCAAAGATATCTATCAAATGGCTGAAGCATTTGTGCATCATTTTATCGCCAGTTATGACTTGCCACCTATGGCTATCGTGATCGATCTTGATCACACACCGGCCATTACCCACGGATCGCAGCAAATGAATTTGTTTAATGCCAAATATCAGGACTACTGTTATCTGCCTTTGCTGATTTTTGAAGGTCTCAGTGGCAAGCTGATTACTGCCATCCTCCGTCCAGGCAAAACGCCAACAGGCAGGGAAAATGCCGCTATTATCAAGCGTGTCATCAAGCTTATCCGTAAACGGTGGCCAAAAACCCATTTGCTGGTGCGCGGGGATAGCCACTTTGCTCAACCTGAGTTAATGCATGTTGTTCAGGCTAATACTCATGCTGATTATGTGCTGGGTAAAGGTGCCGGTCACAAGACGGCCTTACGCCCTAAAGCCAAAGAGTTGCTAGATGAGGCTCGTCGAGCTTTCAAGGTTAAAACAGCCTTAGCCAAGTTGAACGATATGCCTGAGCCAGAACGACTCAGGCTGTACGGTGAGGCCGAGTATCAGGCTAAAAGCTGGAAAGGGCTCGATACCCGGATAATCTATAAGGCAGAGGTTAACGAGAAAGGCGACAATCCCCGCTTTATTGTCACCTCAATCAAAGAGGCTTCCCCAGAGGTGATTTATGAGGATCTGTACTGCCCAAGAGGGCAGGATGAGAATTTCATTAAGCACCTGAAAAGTGATCTGTCCGGTGACAGACTGTCAGACCAGACCTTTCTGGCCAATCACTTGAGACTGTTTTATGCCTGTGCGGCTTACGTTCTGCATTACGAGCTGAGAACCAAGGCTTTGAAAGGAACGGAACTGGAGAAAGCCCAGCCATCAACGGTAATCACAAAACTCTGCAAAGTAGCGGTTAAGGTGGTTGAGTACAAGGATCGGATCAAACTGCACCTACCCAGCAGCTGCCCATTCAAGAAGCTTTTGCAGCATGTAACAGAGATATTTTATCAAATGCCGTTGCCTCGGCCTGGGTAG
- the ptsP gene encoding phosphoenolpyruvate--protein phosphotransferase → MLNTLRTIVQEVSSASDLQSALFIIVRRVKNAMQAQVCSIYLYDDETAHYTLMATEGLNCSAIGRVTLSYTEGLVGQVGLREEPINLGDASSHPKYVYFKETGEERYHSFLGVPIIHHRKNLGVMVVQRPDKKRFDEHEEAFLITMSAQLAGVIAHAEATGSLNLTTNSEKKAARFQGTPGASGVALGEAVVMVPPADLSAVPDRACINIESELAYLDKALAAVREDMKETANKLSNCLPAEELALFDVYLRMLDDHALGMEIRNRVAQGVWAQGALRQVIEEHIQKFEMMEDAYLRERAVDVKDLGRRVLSYLQQSEHAEHSDFPENTILISEELTPAMLGEVPYERLTGLVSVKGSSNSHVAILARAMGIPTVMGAVDFPFLKLSGKQLIVDGNLGFVYSSPSDELLEHYQTIVEEEQEFAEGLESVSHLPCETLDKFTMPLWVNTGLMTDTVHSIDRGAEGVGLFRTEVPFMIRERFPSESEQEKIYRHQLEAFCPRPVTMRTLDIGGDKSLSYFPIEEDNPFLGWRGIRVTLDHPEIFLVQVRAMLKASAGLDNLRIMLPMITSIFEVEEALRLIHRAHAEVMSEGIMVVMPPIGVMIEVPAAVYQAADLASRVDFISIGSNDLTQYILAVDRNNPRVADLYHCCHPAVLKALQSIIHDGHRQGKPVGVCGEMAGDPACAVLLMAMGVDVLSMSTTNLLKVKWALRRITVEKAREILSDVMQLDNAQVIRSSLELALCKEGMGKIIGYKRPLVSSA, encoded by the coding sequence ATGTTGAATACCCTGCGGACAATTGTTCAGGAAGTCAGCTCTGCCTCCGATTTGCAGTCAGCACTTTTTATTATTGTTCGGCGGGTAAAGAACGCCATGCAGGCGCAGGTCTGCTCCATCTATCTTTATGATGATGAAACAGCCCACTACACGTTGATGGCAACAGAAGGATTGAACTGTTCAGCCATTGGCAGGGTGACTCTTTCTTATACTGAGGGTCTCGTGGGGCAAGTCGGCTTGAGAGAAGAGCCCATTAATCTGGGTGATGCTTCATCACATCCCAAGTATGTCTATTTCAAGGAAACCGGTGAAGAGCGATACCACTCTTTTCTTGGTGTACCTATCATTCATCATCGAAAAAACCTAGGGGTTATGGTGGTGCAGCGTCCTGATAAAAAGCGGTTTGATGAGCATGAAGAAGCTTTTTTAATCACGATGTCTGCACAGCTTGCGGGCGTTATTGCCCATGCTGAAGCAACCGGTTCCCTTAACCTTACGACGAATAGCGAAAAAAAAGCAGCCCGTTTTCAAGGGACACCCGGAGCCAGCGGTGTTGCTCTGGGTGAAGCAGTCGTAATGGTTCCTCCAGCCGACTTGAGTGCGGTGCCTGACCGGGCCTGCATCAATATAGAAAGCGAACTGGCCTATCTGGACAAAGCATTGGCGGCTGTTCGTGAAGATATGAAAGAAACCGCTAATAAGTTATCCAACTGCCTGCCCGCAGAAGAACTGGCCCTTTTCGATGTCTATTTACGTATGCTTGATGATCATGCCTTGGGAATGGAGATCCGCAATCGGGTGGCCCAGGGCGTTTGGGCACAAGGGGCATTAAGACAAGTTATTGAAGAGCACATTCAAAAGTTTGAGATGATGGAGGATGCCTATCTTCGTGAGCGGGCTGTTGATGTGAAAGATCTGGGTAGGAGGGTTCTGTCTTATTTGCAGCAATCGGAACATGCTGAGCACTCGGATTTTCCTGAAAACACGATTCTGATTAGTGAAGAGCTGACTCCGGCAATGCTGGGAGAAGTCCCTTATGAACGACTGACAGGACTGGTTTCTGTTAAGGGTTCCAGTAATTCCCATGTTGCAATTCTGGCCAGGGCGATGGGGATTCCTACCGTAATGGGGGCGGTAGACTTTCCATTTCTGAAGTTATCCGGGAAACAGTTGATAGTTGATGGCAATCTCGGGTTTGTTTATTCATCTCCCTCTGATGAATTACTGGAACATTACCAGACCATTGTCGAAGAAGAGCAGGAATTTGCTGAAGGCCTGGAGTCTGTCAGTCACCTTCCCTGTGAAACTCTGGATAAATTTACCATGCCTCTTTGGGTTAATACCGGACTGATGACGGATACGGTCCATTCCATTGACAGGGGAGCAGAGGGCGTTGGCTTATTCCGCACTGAGGTTCCCTTTATGATCCGTGAGCGGTTCCCCAGTGAGTCAGAGCAGGAAAAAATATACCGTCATCAGTTAGAGGCATTCTGTCCCAGGCCGGTCACTATGCGAACCCTTGATATTGGCGGTGACAAGTCTCTCAGTTATTTTCCTATAGAGGAGGATAACCCTTTTCTTGGTTGGAGAGGAATCAGGGTGACGCTGGATCATCCTGAAATTTTTCTGGTGCAGGTACGGGCCATGCTTAAGGCCAGTGCCGGGCTGGATAACCTTCGTATCATGCTGCCTATGATTACCAGTATTTTTGAAGTGGAGGAAGCGCTGCGTTTGATTCATCGTGCACATGCGGAAGTCATGTCTGAGGGTATCATGGTTGTTATGCCACCTATTGGCGTCATGATTGAAGTTCCGGCCGCTGTTTACCAGGCGGCAGACCTGGCATCCCGGGTTGATTTTATTTCCATTGGTTCAAATGACCTGACCCAGTATATTCTGGCGGTAGATCGGAATAATCCCCGGGTTGCAGACCTGTACCACTGTTGCCACCCTGCGGTATTAAAAGCCTTACAAAGTATCATTCATGATGGGCACAGGCAGGGAAAGCCGGTAGGCGTCTGTGGGGAGATGGCTGGAGATCCCGCCTGCGCGGTGTTGTTGATGGCTATGGGGGTTGATGTTTTATCAATGAGCACCACTAATCTATTAAAAGTGAAATGGGCTTTAAGACGAATCACCGTTGAAAAAGCCAGGGAAATCCTCAGTGATGTGATGCAACTGGATAATGCCCAGGTTATTCGGAGTTCCCTTGAACTGGCTCTTTGCAAAGAAGGGATGGGGAAAATTATTGGCTATAAGCGCCCTCTGGTGTCCAGTGCATAA
- a CDS encoding IS982 family transposase — protein sequence MLTKVFCRVDDFCKQFEPKLNQYLIEHCGRKRIRKQSLSISEVATIVILFHAKGYRCLKHFYINHVCKYWHKHFHGLVSYNRFVELMPQALMVLSAFLQTRYGKVSGISYIDSTGIAVCEKSRALRHKVFKDEAGWGKSSTHWYYGFKLHLIINDTGELLAVKCTSGNTDDRAVLEDMCCHLFGKLFGDKGYISKAKAQLLKEKYDVDLITTRRKNMKPQNLPAFDKVLLRGRAIIETVNDQLKNISQIEHTRHRSKFNFMVNLLAGLIAYTFQKKKPSLSIQHTGLVELVA from the coding sequence GTGCTGACCAAGGTATTTTGCAGGGTAGACGATTTTTGCAAGCAATTTGAACCAAAGCTAAACCAGTATCTGATCGAGCATTGTGGCCGCAAGCGCATTCGTAAACAGTCTCTATCAATCAGCGAAGTGGCAACGATCGTCATCCTATTTCATGCTAAAGGCTATCGTTGTCTGAAGCACTTCTATATTAATCATGTCTGTAAATACTGGCATAAGCACTTTCACGGGCTAGTCAGCTACAATCGGTTTGTTGAGCTGATGCCACAAGCGCTTATGGTACTCTCAGCTTTCTTGCAGACACGATATGGCAAGGTGTCTGGCATTTCTTATATAGATTCAACCGGCATCGCTGTCTGTGAAAAAAGTCGGGCTCTGCGCCATAAAGTGTTTAAAGATGAAGCAGGCTGGGGTAAGTCTTCTACACACTGGTATTACGGCTTTAAGCTTCACCTGATTATCAATGATACCGGTGAGTTGCTGGCGGTTAAGTGTACATCAGGTAATACCGATGATCGTGCTGTTCTTGAAGATATGTGCTGCCACTTGTTTGGTAAGCTGTTCGGCGACAAAGGCTATATATCCAAGGCCAAAGCCCAGCTTTTAAAAGAAAAATACGATGTTGACCTGATTACGACGCGCAGGAAAAACATGAAACCTCAGAACCTGCCTGCTTTTGATAAAGTACTGCTGAGAGGGCGTGCAATCATTGAGACGGTCAACGATCAGTTGAAAAATATCTCTCAGATAGAGCACACCCGCCACCGCTCAAAGTTCAATTTTATGGTGAACTTGCTGGCAGGGCTTATAGCCTATACGTTTCAAAAAAAGAAGCCTTCTCTGAGCATTCAGCATACGGGGCTGGTTGAGTTGGTTGCTTAA